The following nucleotide sequence is from Sulfurospirillum arsenophilum NBRC 109478.
AATCCTTCCTTCTTGTGTTCATACGCCCCAAATCCATAATGCATAGGTGTTACATCATTGATTGAGTAAAATGCTTTAAACGCATCTATATAACGATTTGTATCGTTACTGAATATCCACAATGTTATCGTTTGTGCTTCTATTTTCTGCTCTTTCATCCATACAATAGCACAACCCATGTCATCAAAAAAATGGGTTTTAAGATCGTTGGTAATGATCTGTACAGAATCTTTTACGCCCATAAGATACATATGACACTGTGGGCATTGAATGGTGTTGTCTTTAAATTCCAAGGGAACTTTTTTGCTATTGGTGATTTCAGTGGGGAGTTGATACTTTACATGTAAAAACAAAAAGAATCCGCTCAACACAATAATAGGAAATAAAATAAGTATCCAAATTAAAACTTTATTTTTCACAACAAAGCTCCATTAGTGATTCAACAAATCATAGAATGAGTTGAGATAACGTGTCTGTAACATCATTTTCCTATTTTAATAACTCTTCGAGACACTTCTTCAAAATCAATTATTTCTTGACCTTCTTTAATGTCTTCGCTCTTCACATGTGCTCCAAAACCATATGCCATCGGAGTGATGTTCGCAACATCGTAAAATGCTTTTCGTGCATCTATCCATTCCCCCGTTTTAGCATCGTTAACCCATATAACAGCGTGTTCTTTCCATGCAATACTGTTTTCTTGAAACCATAAAATAACACAGCCAATATCATCAAAAACATAGTTTTTTCCATTATCAGGGTTGATGACTTGTGCTGAGAATTTACGATCACTCAGAACCATCTTGCATCGTTCGCACATATCACGATCCCAGTGAATTTTTTTGGGACTCAAATCAATCTTACTGTCACACCCGCAAACCAAAATCGTCATTAAAAGAAGAAAAAATGTCTTAAAGAGTTTCATCGCTCAATACCTTTCCTAAGTCCATATAGATTTGTCGATTAACGAGTTCTTTCATCTCATCAAGTCGGTGCGTGACAAACAGTGCAATTTTAGAACGTGTTTCATTTTTTAAGAGGCGATGAAAGTTGTCTCGTGCTTTGGGATCAAGATTGGCGGTTGGTTCGTCATAAATAATAATATCGCTTTGACGTGCCAAACTGATCGCTATTAGCATTTTTTGCTTCATCCCACCACTGAGTTTAAAAAATGATTTGTTTAAATTAGGCTCTATATCAAGTTCCATCTCTTTAGCAAAATGGATGATGGCATCTCTTTCCATTTTTGTGCTTTTACAGGCATAACTTATCAACTCTTCTAAATTTAATTTGATGGGTGGAGGAAGTTGGGGAACAAAACTAATGTTTTGTAATACGTTAATCCTCTCTTTAATCGGATCAAGCCCGTTAACCAATACGGTGCCACTATTCGGATGATAATAGCCAAGTATTAGCCTGATTAAAGTGGTTTTTCCAGCACCATTAGGTCCCATAAGAGCGATACAATCATCTTTCTTGAATGTCAAGGTTAGATCATCTAACGAGAGCGCATTGCCAAATTTTTTGCTGATATTTCGAATTTCTATCATAGAAGACTCTTTAATCTAAAAGTATAATTCAATGCATCAGAATGACATACATCAATACAACGTCCGCATAATGTACAATCGCCACTGGTCACAATTTCTTTTTTAATGCCAAGTTCTTTATGTTGCTTATCGTACTGTGGTTTTGTTAGTTCCAAAATGTGATTTTCAAAGCAAACATCATGACACACCATACAATGATCGCAGTTATCATTCCACTCTATCCTTGAAGCACTCACAACCCCAACAAAGCCGTATGTTGTTCCAATAGGACAGATGTATTTACACCATGCACGTCTTGCAAAAAAAACTTCAATTAAAAAAACGGTTACGACCCAAGCCAGAGCAGCACTCCATCCATAGGTTATAAAACGACTTAAAATACCAACAACATTAAAGAGTTCAAAAACTAAGTAACTGCTTGTAAAGGCAAGGATTAAGAAAATCCCCCAGAAAATATACTTTATACGATGATCAAAGTTTCTTTCTTTAATAATGTTTTTTTG
It contains:
- a CDS encoding nitrous oxide reductase accessory protein NosL, with the translated sequence MKLFKTFFLLLMTILVCGCDSKIDLSPKKIHWDRDMCERCKMVLSDRKFSAQVINPDNGKNYVFDDIGCVILWFQENSIAWKEHAVIWVNDAKTGEWIDARKAFYDVANITPMAYGFGAHVKSEDIKEGQEIIDFEEVSRRVIKIGK
- a CDS encoding ABC transporter ATP-binding protein, coding for MIEIRNISKKFGNALSLDDLTLTFKKDDCIALMGPNGAGKTTLIRLILGYYHPNSGTVLVNGLDPIKERINVLQNISFVPQLPPPIKLNLEELISYACKSTKMERDAIIHFAKEMELDIEPNLNKSFFKLSGGMKQKMLIAISLARQSDIIIYDEPTANLDPKARDNFHRLLKNETRSKIALFVTHRLDEMKELVNRQIYMDLGKVLSDETL
- a CDS encoding NapH/MauN family ferredoxin-type protein, whose translation is MSSKYDERKTIAKTSFFSTFLDETRDGKKRLSIRAIRWLVIISIHLLFFLSFKVDIQILEGTLNGSRLLGFHLIDVFTTLEVFLATYHMPINMIIGTVSILIVYLLIGGRTYCAWVCPYGLLSEIGEKLHSILVQKNIIKERNFDHRIKYIFWGIFLILAFTSSYLVFELFNVVGILSRFITYGWSAALAWVVTVFLIEVFFARRAWCKYICPIGTTYGFVGVVSASRIEWNDNCDHCMVCHDVCFENHILELTKPQYDKQHKELGIKKEIVTSGDCTLCGRCIDVCHSDALNYTFRLKSLL